CTCGTCGGCGGCTCCCGACGGTCGCCGCCGACTCCCTCGCGCGCGCCACTCGGCCGCGGTGCGGCCTCGCGGGCACGCGCCGCCGCAACCGCTCGGCAGGGCTTTACGACCAAACCCGCTCGCTTTAGTTCGGCCGCAGCGTTCTCCATTCCGTGTTACGGAAGGACCTCCTGCGCGTCTCTCGGGCTGGCGACGGCTACCGCCCGCAGTTCACGGGGCGCGAACACCGCCCGCTCGCGGCGCGGGTCCTCGGGACGTTCGAGTCGCACGTCGGCGAGCGCCGCGGCGACCTCGACGACGCGCTGGCGGAGCTGGAGGCCGACGCCGCCGCGCGGAACGGCGACTTCAAGCTCGTCCGCGGGCTCGCGGCGCTCGTCGAGCGCGAGTGCGAGTTCGAGACGCGGGCGGCGGTCCCGCCGCGTCGCGTCCGGCGGGCCGCGTTCGAGGCCGCGGAGGCGGTCGGCGTCGCGAGCGAGGCGGAGCGGGAGGACGCGGTCGACCGCGCGGCCGACGCGTTCGGGATCGACCCGGCGGACGTGGAGGCGTCGCTGTACGCCGACCGCGACGTCGAGCAGGTCCTCGCTGGCGCCGACGTGCGCTGGGACCCCGACACCCTGCTGGAGCAGTACGACCTCTCTCTGGCCCAGACCGCGCTGTTCGACGCCACCGAGGTCAGGGCGCGGTCGAACGACCCCAAGCGGCTCGTCTCCGCCGTCAAGCGCCTCCGGCTGATGTACGAGGTGGAGAAGACCCCCGAGGGACGCGAACTCGTCGTGACGGGCCCGGACCGGCTGTTCTCGCGCACGAGACGCTACGGGACCGCGTTCGCCAGACTGCTCCGGACGGTCGCGGAGTCGGCGGAGTGGGAGCTGACGGCGACGATCGACGACCGCGGCCGCGAGCGCACGATGCGCCTCTCCGAGAGCGACGTGACCGTGCCCGACGTGGAGCCGGTCGCGGAGCCCGACTTCGACAGCGGGGTCGAAGCCGACTTTGCCGGTCGGGTCCGCGGACTCGACCTCGACTGGACCTTGGTGCGCGAGCCGGAGCCGCTCGAAACAGGGGCGAGCGTGATGATCCCGGACTTCGCGTTCGACTACGACCACGCCGACTTCCGGCTCTTCTTCGAGGTGATGGGCTTCTGGACGCCCGAGTACGTCGCAAAGAAGCTC
The sequence above is a segment of the Halorubrum sp. 2020YC2 genome. Coding sequences within it:
- a CDS encoding DUF790 family protein; translation: MLRKDLLRVSRAGDGYRPQFTGREHRPLAARVLGTFESHVGERRGDLDDALAELEADAAARNGDFKLVRGLAALVERECEFETRAAVPPRRVRRAAFEAAEAVGVASEAEREDAVDRAADAFGIDPADVEASLYADRDVEQVLAGADVRWDPDTLLEQYDLSLAQTALFDATEVRARSNDPKRLVSAVKRLRLMYEVEKTPEGRELVVTGPDRLFSRTRRYGTAFARLLRTVAESAEWELTATIDDRGRERTMRLSESDVTVPDVEPVAEPDFDSGVEADFAGRVRGLDLDWTLVREPEPLETGASVMIPDFAFDYDHADFRLFFEVMGFWTPEYVAKKLGQLADVEDVDLLVAVDESLGVGEEIAARDHRVVTYSGTVRVKDVVDVLDEYEAEFVADAAAALPDSLSPDADAIGLDDLADERGVSVEAIADKAFPDHERIGRTLVRPAVLEALDADIEAGMSLSEAEAVLDEHGVDDASAALSRLGYRVEWEGLGGGTVREKSG